Genomic DNA from Pelosinus sp. IPA-1:
CAGTACAGCCTACCCGGGGACTGGATGTAGGGTCAATTGAATATATTCATAAACGTCTGGTTGCCCAGCGGGATGCAGGCTATGCAGTCCTTTTGGTATCACTCGAACTAGATGAAATATTGAATCTTTCAGATCGCATCGTGGTTGTCAGTAACGGTGAGCAAATTGGTTTCGTCAGTGCTGCTGAGACAAATGAGTGTAAGATAGGATTGATGATGGCTGGAATCCGAAGGGAGGAGCAGGAGGATGACAAAATTTAATATAAAAATTAATAAAGATGCACTGATCCTGCTTTTAACAATTCTTTTAGGTTTATTAGCTGGTGCTTTATTTATGTTAGCGGCTGGTCATGATCCTTTGCTTGGCTATGAATTTTTGTTTCGGGGCGGTCTAATGAGCTTAGAGCGAATTGGCAATACGCTGGCTACCGCAACACCGCTAATTTTCACTGGTTTGTCAGTTGCTTTTGCGTTTAAAACAGGTCTTTTTAATATTGGTGCAGCGGGACAGATGTTATTTGGTGGTTTTTGTGCTACGGCTATTGGTCTAACACTGGAGCTTCCAAAGCCTATGCTGTTAACTGTTATGGCTATAACTGCTATGGTGTCTGGTGCATTATGGGCAGCACTGCCAGGCTGGTTTAAAGCAAGGTTTAATGTCCATGAAGTGGTTTCGACGATTATGTTTAATTGGATAGCCTACTGGATTGTCTATTATTTTGTACCTTCGTATTTTAAGGGGGCCTTTGAAACTGAGTCACGGAATATTCCAATTGAGGCATCTTTACGTAGTGAAGGGTTATCTCAATTATTCAATGGCTCATATATTAATATTGGCTTATTCTTAGCGGTGGTGGCTGTACTAGTAAGTGCATTCATCTTGCAGCGTACAACACTTGGTTTTGAGCTCAAGGCAGTCGGCTTTAATCGCTATGCGGCAGAATACGCAGGCATCAATGCTAGCCGTAGCATTGTACTTTCTATGATGATTGCTGGAGCATTGGCAGGATTAGGCGGTATGACCCTCTACTCAGGTTACGCAACGAATATTCAGATTGGCGTGCTGCCTTCTCAAGGAATTGATGGCATTGCAGTTTCCTTGCTCGGTGCTAATTCACCCTGGGGAGTCTTAGCAGCCGCCTTGTTTTTTGGAGTATTGTATTCAGGTAAGGGATTTATGAATGCAATGACCAGTATTCCGCCTGAAATTGCCGATACAATAATTGCAACGATCATTTATTTTGCCGCAACCAATGTACTGATTTGCAAGCTTCTTGATAAGATAAAAAGTAAAGATAGAAACAAAGGAGGCAATTAGGTATGTGGATCATTTTTGAACAGATATCACCTTATGCTGTAGCCTATATGATTCCTCTGCTGATTACTGCCTTAGGAGGTTTATATTCCGAGCGTAGTGGTGTTGTAAATATCGGTTTGGAGGGTTTGATGGTTGTTGGTTCCTTCGCAGGTGCACTGACTATTTTTTCACTGCAAGCCACCATGCATAGTGATGCCCTTTGGTTAGGGCTTCTGGTTGCCGCAGCGGCTGGTGCAATTTTTTCCCTGCTCCATGCGTTTGCCAGCGTTAGTTTGAATGCCAATCAAGTTATTAGTGGCACGGCGATTAATATGATCGCAGGATCATTGACTGTATTTATAGCTCGTAATCTGACCGGCAGCGGCAATATACAGGTTGCAAGCTTTACTCGTTTCAATGTACCAGGACTTAGTGAACTGCCCATTATTGGGAAGAGCTTATTTACCAATACCTATGCCACGACATGGCTGGTGCTTGGCATCCTGGTGATTTCCTATTATGTACTCTATAAGACAGTATTTGGTTTGCGTTTGCGTGCTTGCGGCGAGCATCCTCACGCTGCTGATGCAGCTGGTATTAACGTATATCGGATGCGTTATATAGCAGTTGCCATTTCTGGTGCTTTATCTGGGCTTGGTGGTGCAATCATTCTGACGACTTACTCTGGTGAGTTTAATGGAACAGTCTTTGGCCTTGGATTCTTAGCTTTGGCGGCACTAATTTTTGGACAATGGAAACCTTTAGGGATTCTTGGTGCTACACTCTTTTTTGGTTTTGCCAGCACAATAGCTAATGTTGCCCAAGTGAGCCCGGTGCTTGCTCAGATCCCAGGAGTTGCTTTGAAAATTTTCCCATATGTGATTACACTGTTAGTCCTGGTACTCTTTTCTAAATCTTCTCAGCCTCCACGGGCTTCCGGTGAGCCCTTTGAACATGGCAAACGTTAAGTGCCTACAGAATCAAGAAGTCTTTCTTTTGGCAATATATATAACATTAATATACTATATAACCTTTAATAGTTATCGTATATAAAATAAGAGCAACTCCTTAGGTTTAGTTCCTAAGGAGTTGTTTGTTTAATTCTTTAGCTTATGATAATGTATCGGCAGTTAAAAGGCTTACATTGCATTAAAATATTGATTTATTTGCTATAACGTAGTTTGATAATGTTTTGTACGACCCTGTGGGCAATTTCAGGATTAGAATGGGAGAACTTTTGAAATGAAGTACCTGAGAGTGCCAATATTTCTACTGAGTCAGTGGCAACAATGTCTTCCGTGTTCTTATTGTGCTCGGTTAATCCGTTTGCACCAAAGTTTTGCCCAGGCAAAGAATATTCCTTAACTGGATGAAGGAAGGTTAGTGATTTTAGCTTGCCAGAAAGTAATATATTGTAGGTGTAGCTGACATCACCTTGGGTAGTAATTAGATTGCCTGGATCACATAGTACATAACTGGCGCAGCAATGGAGGAATTTTTTTGCCTCTGCTATTGATAAATTACTCAATATAGCTATGGATTCCGTTGGCGGACAAGCCAAACGCTCACTTAAAACAGTCCATAACTTTTCTTCCGTAACGCTTTGGCTATTCATTATAGGGGAATGCTGGATGAATTTATTATGGAACCATTCTACTGCTTCCGTATTAACTGCTCCTCTTTTTCGCGCTATGCGAAAAAGGGGAGATCGTACCATACGTAGATATTGAATATCATTAATAAGTAAGACTATAGGAGTCAGTAATCCATAGTCTGGGGAAAATATATTTTTGCAATAGCGATGAGTGCCCATTTTCTCATAAAGACGTATCAAATGCAAATTGCAGATCCCAAACATGAATTGTACCTGGTTGCTGCAACAAAGCTCATAACATTTTGCCATAAGTAGGTAAAATGCTTGCGAACTTCGGTGAGCGGGAGCTATCATTATTTTAGTAGTTAAGGCAAATTTTTGATTTCCACCTTCCGTATAACAATCTTGAAATGCGTGTAGAGATAAAAAATCGATCTCTTCCCGTGGAAAGTCGTCAATAGTGCCAATATTGATCCGCGCTGTAGCAATTAGCTCTGAGCCTATTTTAACAAATAGTAGAGTGCCCCATTCATCAAATTCGTCATATAATAGCTTGTTTACATTGTCTACCTTCTCAATACGTTTAGACATTTCTTCTATATAAATCTGGTAACGAAATTGATATATTTCCCGTTTTTCTAGTGAAGTACTGGCTATACCAATGTTTATTGATCCTTCGGTAATTTCTTCTGTTGCATGGGATATTGATT
This window encodes:
- a CDS encoding ABC transporter permease; the encoded protein is MTKFNIKINKDALILLLTILLGLLAGALFMLAAGHDPLLGYEFLFRGGLMSLERIGNTLATATPLIFTGLSVAFAFKTGLFNIGAAGQMLFGGFCATAIGLTLELPKPMLLTVMAITAMVSGALWAALPGWFKARFNVHEVVSTIMFNWIAYWIVYYFVPSYFKGAFETESRNIPIEASLRSEGLSQLFNGSYINIGLFLAVVAVLVSAFILQRTTLGFELKAVGFNRYAAEYAGINASRSIVLSMMIAGALAGLGGMTLYSGYATNIQIGVLPSQGIDGIAVSLLGANSPWGVLAAALFFGVLYSGKGFMNAMTSIPPEIADTIIATIIYFAATNVLICKLLDKIKSKDRNKGGN
- a CDS encoding ABC transporter permease, which translates into the protein MWIIFEQISPYAVAYMIPLLITALGGLYSERSGVVNIGLEGLMVVGSFAGALTIFSLQATMHSDALWLGLLVAAAAGAIFSLLHAFASVSLNANQVISGTAINMIAGSLTVFIARNLTGSGNIQVASFTRFNVPGLSELPIIGKSLFTNTYATTWLVLGILVISYYVLYKTVFGLRLRACGEHPHAADAAGINVYRMRYIAVAISGALSGLGGAIILTTYSGEFNGTVFGLGFLALAALIFGQWKPLGILGATLFFGFASTIANVAQVSPVLAQIPGVALKIFPYVITLLVLVLFSKSSQPPRASGEPFEHGKR
- a CDS encoding cyclic nucleotide-binding domain-containing protein, giving the protein MTNTYQKSISHATEEITEGSINIGIASTSLEKREIYQFRYQIYIEEMSKRIEKVDNVNKLLYDEFDEWGTLLFVKIGSELIATARINIGTIDDFPREEIDFLSLHAFQDCYTEGGNQKFALTTKIMIAPAHRSSQAFYLLMAKCYELCCSNQVQFMFGICNLHLIRLYEKMGTHRYCKNIFSPDYGLLTPIVLLINDIQYLRMVRSPLFRIARKRGAVNTEAVEWFHNKFIQHSPIMNSQSVTEEKLWTVLSERLACPPTESIAILSNLSIAEAKKFLHCCASYVLCDPGNLITTQGDVSYTYNILLSGKLKSLTFLHPVKEYSLPGQNFGANGLTEHNKNTEDIVATDSVEILALSGTSFQKFSHSNPEIAHRVVQNIIKLRYSK